In the genome of Felis catus isolate Fca126 chromosome E1, F.catus_Fca126_mat1.0, whole genome shotgun sequence, the window GAAATAAtctgaaataagaagaaatggaTTTGGGGGAGGTCTCTCCTAGCCCTTGCTAAGGTTCCTGTCTGCAGAAAAGAGTCTGGTGGGTCCAAGAGTAAGAAGGACTTGTAAGCTGGGGAGCACCCCGATTCTGAAGGCGAATCCGGGCACTAGATCCAGGCAGGCACATCCTGGCTCATCAGTCTCCAAGTCACAGAGATATTTCAAAAAGGGTTTCCTTATACTGCTGGGAGGCTGAGCCAGCTTAAACTCCTTTTTGTCTTCTGTAACCCAGAACAAACAGGAGAAGCAAAACTCTCaactgtctctgtcttcctctttcaagCAACATACATTCATTTgacaaaacatttattgagtgagcacctactgtgtgccaagcactgtgccaaGTTAGAGCAAAAGTGTACAATACAAAATACAATCTCCAAAGGAAATGGATTTAAACTTTAACAAAAGGAATTTGGGTCAGGCATCAGAGGAAACTTACTGACCGTGAGGGGCGTAAGACACAGGCATGGGAGACTGAGGGAGCTGTGCAATCTCCTCGGCTGGAGGTCTATAAAGAGAGTCTAGGGCTGGAACAATCCCACCTAGAGGCAGGGGGAAGGACCAAATGACCTCACAACATCCCTGGGGCTGCTTCAGCATCCATAACGCAATCCCCCTGGCAGGCCGGCAGCAactccctcttcccctcaccctccAGCACCACTTACCACTGAGCTCTTCTCAAGTAGGCTTTTATATAAGTGTCATCGAGCTTCACTGCATTTGTGCAGTCTTCTATTGCACCATCTAGTTTCCTAAGcttcaggagagagagagcagtcaTACTTCACACCTTCGGTGACTGAGGGAGCCCAGAAGCTGTGAGCACGGCTTCACAATTCTAAGAGGATCAGTCATACCAGGCCCCTGTCACACTCATTTCTGGTCACTGAGAAAGCCCTCCAGTATCTCGGAGGGCTACGGACACCGGGTTCAAAACTGGTTTCTCTTCTAAGGGATGGAAGCCAGGCACACCTACGGGCAAGGATAAGCCACCTCTGCCATTCCAGGGTGGTGCCCAAACACGACATGGAAATAGTAAGGGTGGTTCCTGCCCTCCACTCTCCAAAAGGCTAACTACAGGAGTAAGAATCACTGATTTCTGACCACTGGAACGCTACAAGAGCAAGAGCTTGCTCTGGTTTCTCATGGTATGCAGCACTGCAGCGGGCGCTCAGACCATTTTCAGCTGAGCATGCTGGACAAAAAAAACTAAGCCTGCTTCATACTCTAATTTCCTCCAAATCACTCCCGAGAAAGCCACAATCACTTGCTTTGGCAAAAAGCAGCAAcaatatttgcttaaaaaattatCCCAAAGCCTCTAGCCATTCCCTTAGTGGAAGGAAGGGATCTTGAGGAAGACCAGATAGGAATATCCTTCCCAGCTGTCCCTCAAGTGCCCTGAAATTCTAGGAAAAAGGTAAAAGCTTGCTTCTCAAAAGGAAGTTCCTAACAAGCTGAGATCTCAACCAAAACCACTATTCTCCTTTCGTGTGGCTTGTCCTTATTAAGCAGACCCCCCAAGATGCCCCTTAAACATATCTCCATGGGCCCCAAGACCCAGACCGAGTGCTTACCTTGGAATTAACCGTACCCCGATTACAGTAGAGTTtagcatttgtttttatattgttagGGTCTATCCCCAGGGCTTCTGTGTACAGTTCATAGGCTAGCTtgtaatttccttctttaaatgctttattcccatcttctttctttgctttaagTGCTTTGGCATTCTACAGGGAAAAGCAAAGGGAGGTTAGTTCACATCCAGGAAATCTCAGACCACCGTACAGAGAGGCCCGAgtctattttcaatttctcaGATCCCTGTTGTTTAGCATCTTACAGATCCttatccccctcccctccaacccCACCACCTAGGCTATTTGCTGTTCACTAGTGCTTCCTACGGAGTGGACAGGGGAAACCAAGATTTACAAGAGAATACCAATGAGACCTGTGTCACCCAGGGTTTACCTCCACTTCCCAGAATAAgcattactattttttctttaccgagggaagaaaaaaaaaacaaaacacacctagtatTAGGAGGATCATATATGATCACATCTGCCTTTAGGCAAATAAAAGTAGTTCTGAAATAATTTCTAAGGAAAGGACCAAGCATCCTGGCAAGGTAGAAAAAGCATGTCCAGCATGCTCACATTTCATGTGGTCCTAGAATCTTCTATTTGTGACTTTCTTAAAGGCTCAAAAAGGAAGCTTTCTTTCCTACTCAGATGTGGGGCCTAGAACTTACTCTGCAAGCCACGCAGGCCTTCTCATGGTCAGGAGCCATCCTGAGAGCCTGTACAAAAAACTGAACCGCCTTCTCAATACAATCTTCATAATAAAGGCAAAGACCTCGTACGTACAGAGCATCTGCGTTGGTAGAATCCATTCGTAGAATGTCACTGCAATAGCCGTAAAGGGACATGCTCAGCTGTGGTTTGGATCTCTCCACCAACGCTAACATTTGTGATTACTATAGCCAGTTTTTCTCCTGACCATGTGTCTAGTATGGAAGTATCCAAAGGTAGACAGATCCCAATACCTTCCCCAAATAAACCACCTATATTTATCTCTAATACACTTCACGCATCTCAGTCTTTATTAGAACAGTGGTTGGTAAATTACAGCCCACAGGACCAAATCCTCCCTGCTACTGTTTACGTAATAAAATTGTATTGAAACCTACCAACATCATCCACTTATCTATCATCGATGGCCACATCTGCACTATAGTGGCAGAGGTGAacagttgcaacagagaccatatgaccTGCAAAGGACTGATCAGCCCAAGCTGGCCTACCTACAGGACATACGGTAGCTCCTGCTGTAGAGAGCTGCCAGACGGCACCTGTCCAGTGGTATCTGGTGTGTCAAGGCCGAACTGGCCCAACTTCATACCTGGCCACAGACTGTGCTTCCGGATAACGACCTAGCATTGCTAAACATTCTGCTTTGAGGATTTTGAAGCGATGGCAGGCAGGGGCAAATTCTAGGGCACGGTCCATGCAGAAAACAACCTAtggggagaaggaaagcaaataaCTCTCTTCATTCTGGACTGTACAGAAACATCTTCATTTTAGTTTCGCCACAGGCAACAAACAGATTCAAAGGAAAGTGATGTCAGAGTTTAGGAACATATCTAAGTCATTTGATTAAACCACTGAAACAAGGAGAGCAGGTGATCCAAACGATGATGATGACAGCAAACATGAAGTACTTTATATACTGACCCACTTAATGCTCACAACAATTTTATACAGTAATTTCATGAAGTTCCTTATTTTGTTAATGAGAAACTAAAcgaaaatgcagaaataaagtAATGTGTTCAAGGTCAACAAAGCTAGTAAGTGATAGAAACAGGATTGGGTCTCACACTGAGACTCCAGAGCCTGtaactgtaatcaccatgctAAGCTGCCTCCACACTGAATCATATCCAGGGACTGTGGTCAGAATCACATTCTGCTAATGTAGACTCATTTGCTACTCTGCCTAACTCACCATGTTTAGCCTATTATGTAAGACAAGGATACCCCAAATAACCTGATGTAGACTCATTACTCCTTGTATGATCAGAATGGCTCACAGTTCCTTCCTCCCTGTGCCATGAGCCTCATGTCTCACTAAGTACCCTGGTGGCCACCCTTCCACTTCTATCTTAGTACAaaaatataccaataaaatggCGCATTTTAAATGGTCCTGATAGACTTAATCAGAGTACTGCACCCAACATGTTGCTacacaaactaaaaggcaagtttctttctctctcacacatgcacatggcTGGGATTACTTCAATCTTTCAGCTTGATAAAGACTCTCCATGtattcccattttctctttaaaaaaaatattttttaaactttatttttgagagagacagagcatgagcaggggaggaacaaagagagagggagacacagaatctgaagcaggctccaggctctgagctgtcagcacagagcccaacgtggggctcgaagtcacaaaccaagaaatcaggacctgagccaaagttggacgctcaaccaactgagccacccaggtgcctccccgtttttttttttaatgtttgtttatttctgagacagagagcgcaagcaggggaggggcagagagggagacacagaatccgaagcaggctctaggttttgagctgtcagcacagagcccgaagcaaggctcgaactcacggactgtgagatcatgacctgagcagaaattggtGCCCCCCGCCCtcaccctttttctcttttcagaagtTTTTCTCTGAGCTTTCAGTTTTGGGTTAGCTGCTATTCCTGGGAGATCCTTGCTGAATCACCTTCTTGTCCAGTAATAAATGACCCAAAGGAGAAATGTGGAATTAAGGGACACCCATTTCCTCTCAGAATCTGGCCCTGGGGATCAGGAAGAGATGAAGTCTGAAAACTCAGAAGCAGAAATAGGACTAATTCCAGCAAACAGGCAACTGGTTAGACATTCATATAATGGGATACTACAAGCCtctaaaatacaataaagacGTTCTCCATATATTAATAAAGATTTCAAGGtctaagtgggggaggggggaaaacaaAAGGTATAGAACAGTATACagcattatttccttcctctcatgcaaaaaaaaaaaaaaaaattagaaatctatgCTTCTCTTTGCTTATATGTGTACAACTAAACTGGAAGGGAACAGAAGAAACAAGAACAGTGGTTACTTTAGTGGGTGAGAACTAGGCAGATGGAAATCAAGTTCGGGGGGAATACCTATCACTGAGTATCTGTTTCCACTTCTTTTAACGATGAATGGCAcctattcaaaaattttaatttgaaaatatgtggAAATAGGGAAACCCCACGAGCTGCTCTGCTCCACTGGGAAGACTCCTTGCAGGGTTCAGAGCAGTGGTGGGGCGCCTCTCTTTCAGGTCACGGGTTACTATCCTGGAAGTCCCAGGACTGTATGAAGTTTTAGGTATGATGTAGAGTAGAGTCACGGTGCTGACTTTTTCTCCCTTCGACAGAAAAATAATTGGGGGGGAGGTGAAGCAGTCAAATGTAAGCAGCCACACCCTGCTGCCTTCGCAACGCTCTGTGCGGAGATGGTTCTGCCCATCGGGTCAGTGGAGTGTGAGCCGAAGCTCAGTGCCTCacttcccacccccatctccccacGACCAGGGACAGCTGCAGGCAAAGAAGATCTTTGTTTCTTCCAAGTTCATCTGCTTCCCCTGCCAGGATCATAATTCTTCATTTGTGACATCACCATGAGCTACAGTGGGGGGGCTGGGATGTCACAAACAGAGGATTCTGTCACAAACTGGGGATTCTGGCTCCAGAGTgggcaagagagaaaagaaactcaaaagatTGCCTTTTGAGACAAAGCTTTTGCCTATGTAAACCTCAGAAAACATGACAGAAGGCAGAATCGCTttccagatacacacacacacacaataaaaaaacTTATGAATCACCGTGGTTATTACAAAGACACTGTGGTTATTAAAACCAATGGACAGAAGAGGGATGCTGATAAGTTAATGCTGGGACTCTGCAGAAGCtaatcagaaatatttattaccaAATAAAAGACCTGCACAGTTTTTGACTTATGAATAATTCTTAACTGTATccttttatcaaacatttattgagtccctTTTACAGAAAGCACTGAGCAAATTCTCACATGTTCCCTGCAtgatacaaacttttttttttttttttaatttttaaagtttattttatatttttgagaaaagagcatgagcacaagcaggggagggagagagagaatccaaagcaagctctacaacgtcagcacagagtctgactcagggctcaaaccaaccatgagatcatgacctgagccaaaatcaagggtcgacCACTCAACCGATCCAATACAAACCTCTTTTAAGTGATCCTGAAAACTGATCCTGATCagtggtttttaacttttttgggaGCCATTCACCGTCCCTTTTGAAACTAATGAAAGCTACGTCAAAATATCACCTAAAGAAGGGAATTCAGAACTATACAGACGAGGCATAACTATTATAAACAAGATCTAGAAAGATATCTCAAACTTTTATACCCTTCGCATGTTTTCAGACAGGGCAATCTTTTTGGCACGTTAATTTTCATGGGACTGTCACACGGCCCCATAAAGGAGACTAGTGGGTTTTCATAGAAAGGCCTAACatcaatggggcccctgggtggctcagtcggtgaaccttccagctttggctcaggtcatggtctcacaattcgtgggtttgaaccccacactgcgctctgcgctgacaatgcggagcctgctagggagtctctctctctgcctctcccccactcacgctttctctctaaataaaaacttaaaaagcatgACAGGTTACATACACTGTTCATGAATCTAAAAGGAGCCTCTACTTTTTAGTTACAGCTGCATCCAGTTCACATAAAGCAAGAGTTAGAGCTAGCTcccattatttaaataaaaatggattatcCAAACATAATATTTAATTCCAACCAGTGCTTCCTCTATTAGCAGCACACTTTTAGGCTACCATCTTATATCAAAACCAGGAACAAACTCAAGTAAACTATTATTGCTTTTCATCATAAAGccaaatattattaagaaaataagtacCTTGGCCCCCAAAATTTTTAGATGCTGGTGatgatgtggagcaacaggaactctcactcattgctggcgggaatacaaaatggtacagccatttggGTGGTTTCTTGCAAACTTAACATACTTccaccatacgatccagcaactgcacttcttagtatttacccaaaagggCTGAAAACTTAtgctcacacaaaaacctgcacacagatgtttagaGCAGCTCTATTCACAACTGTCAAAAATGTGACTGTAACAAACGTACCTCTGGTGGGggaatgttgataatgggggagccTATgtatgtggggagggggggtagagGGCATAGGAGAACTCTTtttaccttcctctcaattttgccgtgaacctaaaactgctcttaaaaaaaaacagtctttaaaagagagagaaaaaaaaaaaaaagaaaaaaaaagtcaaaataaagtgGTAACTGATTATTCTGGATCTTGTGTactataccacacacacacacacacacacacacacacacgcacgcacgcacgcacacacacgaaaCCTTGTGACAAAGGGTAGGTGAGATCTCCCCATAGTTATACTTTACCTTCCGAAAATCCCGCTTCTCAAAATCCGTTTCTGCTATTTTCTCATATTCTATGACTGCATTAGCATTCTTGAACTATACCAGAAAATCAGATAAGGAAAGTTTTAATGAAGTTATAGgttcaacaaacacaaaaattaaggCTTTGATGAATTATTAGTTCAAGAAAATCAGAACCACAGACTTTACAAATCAAGTTGGTGAAGATGCAGCTAAAAGGGTAAAGCCCAACCTGCACCCTCAGTTTGAACTTAAAGTCAAGAATACAAGAATCATGCcttgaaagatataaaataaggGCAAGGCATTGTCAGAGGTCGAGCAGAAGTTTCCAGATTCTCACTAAAATGCAACCAGAGGTAAACAGGGTATATATGGAAACGGAACTAAAACATGTTTTAGCTGCTACCAATTTAATCAGGATTTGAATTTACTCAGATTCTTCAACTTCATTCAAATCAGTTCCTTGCAGCATCTGCCCACCCCAGGAATCTCAGAAACCCTCCAATTTTCACAGATTCCTAAACCTATAAATCATACTCAAAACTGTCTACATACACAAAATCAAGCCTCAGACAGACTATGAGACTGCCTACAGTTAGCCAGGTGTGGCCGATGGCAGGAGTGAAACCagctcagttctttttttccagctctcAGTTCTGACTTTCAGGTCACTATACCACATTGTCTTTTTCCCTACACACAAGATCAGAACCATACCTCCTGTTGTGCCTGAGCATTTTTGTGATCCAGTTCTAGGGCTCTCTGGAAACTACGACATGCCGCCATGGCATTCCCTAGAGATAGGTGGCATTTACCCTCTCGTAGATGTccctagaagaaacagaaagagggaagaaaaggagcatGATTGGCCAAGCAAAAAGCAATCAACAACAGCAAGAAACACCCACAGAAAACCGACATGGGATGAAAATGgccagagcagtggttcttacCAAGGGAGATTCTGCCCTCCATGGTATGGTTAGATGGTTAGCAATgttagagacatttttggttgtcaccactggggccagggtgggggtgggggggggtgctacTTATACCCAGTGGTTaagggccagggatgctgctaaacatcatACAATGCACAGGATAGCCCCCCATGACAAAGAATGATCTGGTCCCAAATGTCTACAGTGTCTAGACTGAGAAGCTCTGGGACAGAGAATTTAATTGAAACAACCGGTCCTCCCCAGCTGATCCTTCCCCAACCATTTCTCCccaatctcccccccccccccccaccaccgcccctctgccccagccaagTGGTCACATCACGTACCCGGACGAAACTGTCATCCAACCTCACGGACTGCTGTGCATCTCCAAGAGCTTCCCGGAACTTTCCAAGCATCATCAAGGTGGCTGCTCGATTCCCATAATAGCTAGCATTTTTAGGACACATATCTACAGGAAGagcagaagaaagtaaaatacagCTTAGCCAAGTCACTGCCTCAAAAACTGCAGGGCCATCTCCCTCAGAACTGTATCAAGGCAATCAAACTCTAACAGGAATGCTGACATACTCTGTTTAAAAGGCCATGGCCAAATTTTTGACTACTTGTGCAAATGGACAGCAGCAATGGTGCAACCAATGAAAAAGGaagttgcttaaaaataatttacacttAGCTTTAAAGTGCTCTGATTATCTTTTCAGGATAAAGTTGGGAGATGTCAGCATATTCATCTTCTTAATGAattgtattttatgtaataaGACATGAAAATGAATTTGCATTTGTTGAATTAGGGGTAGAGAACCTGTAAGCAAGTTAGGTGAGAAACATGCTGACATGGGATTAAAATATGCTGGCAAATTGAGCACGGAAGTAGTTAAGGCTTGATAATATCTACAAGGGCCATTTTCTAAGATAGTTAAATGAACTGGAAATGGCTGAGATGCATTTAGGCGGTTATCTTTTGGCCATTAGATCTAGAATTTCTGGAATTGCCTTTAAACTACCCATTTGAGCTAGAAAGCGTCATCCCTCATGAAGCCATTAAGTCCAAAAGAGTTCACATGCCATTAAGTCCAAAAGAGTTCATAACAGTTATGAACCCACTACGCCAAAGGCTACTTCTTCGAGAGGGGCTACTTATAATGGTATTCAGCAAATTTATCTTTCAGCATAGGCAGTAGGTCCTTCTCACCTATGGCTTTTGTATAATAGTTATAAGCTTCATTGTAATCTTTCTTGGCATAGTATGCATTTCCTTGTTCCTTGAAAGACTCTGCTTccctgaaaaggaaagagaaagaagggcacGTTATTTTACACAGGGAATAACCTCTGTAATCTCATGGGAGCAATCTTTGGTCTACAGCTCTGGGCATATTGAGCTGAAAGTTAGTGCGATACTTGAAGGAATTTATAGATTTGTTCGATGCTGTTTTTTTGGGGGGCTTTTTTGGGTCAGATACGTTTAAACTAAATGAAGAAAACCTCTCTTGTGTTGCCTGCCTTTCCTCACTATTCTGGCCTACAGTCACACCCCATACAACAGGCAAATTTAGACATCCTCTCACAGaaactaaaaactttttaaagtttatctatctatctacctacctacctacctacccacctaagtaatctctacacccaacatggagcctgaattcgtgatcccgagatcaagagttgcatgttcctccaacagagccagccaggagccccagaatttttctatttatttcctttccactGTGCCACAACTTCTGCCTCTTTAGCAACCATAAAAAATCAGTTACAGATCATTCCATTCTGGGGCAATGACTTCTTAATGTGAAATGGGTCACATCTTTAGAGTTCTAATGATCTGTTCTCTTGAAAACTGGCTCATGCATTTGTCACTGAAAGGACAGGCAGAGCAAAAGCAGGTGGCAAAGGAGTTAAAAGCAGAGCATATTGATGTTTAAGATGGAGGACGGAGTTGAGTGACAGCAGAGACCAAGAACGTGGGTAACAGGGACATACGAGGTACAGCCTGCCGGGGATATGCTTTGAGAAGTACCCATCTACTGACACTCTCTCTGCCTATCACATCTGGGTGGGTTCTTACTGCCCCCTATACCGTTCCTACTGTACCTTGTATAACCACCAAGTGGGTAGTATCAGAATTTTTGCCCTACTCCAAGATCCATTTTTTGAAGCTGTACCATTAGACAAATTGTTCTTTCCAAAAGGAACAATGTTATGTGAGAATTATACTCCAGACCAAGGAACTAGAATTAAGACATGACCAACAATGTTTCAAAAGAACTACTAACCTCTATCAAAGATACCCCAAATCATTCTAATGACTCAATTATCTTTGAGTGGCAAAGATAATTCTTTACCAAAATGATTACTGCAATATAACTAAATATCTGAGCATTTTTGCtataagaatctgtttctttttctgtcctctacacacacacacacaagagaacCCAGTTCAAGGGAAGCAAGGACAAAAGTACCTAGTTCTTAACTTTGGTGATGGTATGGGAGTTTACAGCTTGATTCTACAGACATCAGCATTGGGaagatttgtgatttttttatttacatattttaaactaCAAAGTAGCAAAGCTGCTCTCCTTTTAAATTGAGGCCCTCTCCCTTTCTATTCTTCTCCATCACTGTTCTGGCAGGCCCTACTAACATGAAAAGGCTgccagaagaaaggagaaagaaaatgggaatgatCTACAAATGCTGACAGATTTGAACTGTGATGGACATGAATctgtttgaataattttattacGCCACTGTCACAATGCTGTAAAGAGGCCATCTGCTATTAAGTCCTCAAGAAGGATCCCCCAGCTGCAAGATTTACAGGACCAACTGCAACCTTTCTACATGGCAGACACCATCCTATAACTCTATAAATTAAGCAAGGCACTATAAAAACTATGAGGAGCCTATCTTTTAAGAGCAGACATGCCAAGAGATCTGAAGAAAGGGTTTCCCCAACCCTTGATGCCAGAAGCTGAGTCAAACCACTGTGAAGACATGAAGTGGTAAATTCAAAGGGAACACTGAAGATGTACCTGAAAAGATCTAGCCTTCTCTTTTAGGCTAGTGGCTAAGAATACGCAAATCCTAGAGGAAAGCCGAAGGCATCCGGGCACGTGAACAGACACTGTATCAGCGGTATAAAGCTTGTTAGTCAAAGGTGAAGCAATCTGCAGAGCTACAGAAAGGTGCTCTGTCTTTCCTGAAACACTAACACCCATGGGTACAAGGAAGTTCAGCACTGGCTTTTAGTAAAAAGGCAAAGGATGATTTCTGTGGAAAGTCAGTATAATTACTGAAGTCTGGTACTTTCCATATGTCATCTTCCCATCAGGTGTTTCACATTATTCCCCTTTCTCATAGGAGTAAAATAAGGGGTAGAGGTTAAAAACTGGCCCAAGGTCAGGATGTGGAGCCACACCTGTCAGATTTCAAAGCCTGTGCACTGTGCTATCTACTACGCTTAGCTTTCTCTCTAATGCTCATCTCTATCTATTGCCTAActaagactttaaaaattaatctgtCTTGCTAGGAACAAGACATGGGCCACGAGCGTGAATGTCTTCAAACTAAGACATATAACAGCCACAGCGTGTAAAATCCAACTCCAGGACTACAATCTGGATCTAAACAAGCTAAATGACATTCCTAACA includes:
- the DNAJC7 gene encoding dnaJ homolog subfamily C member 7 isoform X1, which gives rise to MAAAAECDVVMAATEPELLDDEEAKREAESFKEQGNAYYAKKDYNEAYNYYTKAIDMCPKNASYYGNRAATLMMLGKFREALGDAQQSVRLDDSFVRGHLREGKCHLSLGNAMAACRSFQRALELDHKNAQAQQEFKNANAVIEYEKIAETDFEKRDFRKVVFCMDRALEFAPACHRFKILKAECLAMLGRYPEAQSVASDILRMDSTNADALYVRGLCLYYEDCIEKAVQFFVQALRMAPDHEKACVACRNAKALKAKKEDGNKAFKEGNYKLAYELYTEALGIDPNNIKTNAKLYCNRGTVNSKLRKLDGAIEDCTNAVKLDDTYIKAYLRRAQCYMDTEQYEEAVRDYEKVYQTEKTKEHKQLLKNAQLELKKSKRKDYYKILGVDKNASEDEIKKAYRKRALMHHPDRHSGASAEVQKEEEKKFKEVGEAFTILSDPKKKTRYDSGQDLDEEGMNMGDFDANNIFKAFFGGPGGFSFEASGPGNFFFQFG
- the DNAJC7 gene encoding dnaJ homolog subfamily C member 7 isoform X2, which gives rise to MWKLLRGRSREAESFKEQGNAYYAKKDYNEAYNYYTKAIDMCPKNASYYGNRAATLMMLGKFREALGDAQQSVRLDDSFVRGHLREGKCHLSLGNAMAACRSFQRALELDHKNAQAQQEFKNANAVIEYEKIAETDFEKRDFRKVVFCMDRALEFAPACHRFKILKAECLAMLGRYPEAQSVASDILRMDSTNADALYVRGLCLYYEDCIEKAVQFFVQALRMAPDHEKACVACRNAKALKAKKEDGNKAFKEGNYKLAYELYTEALGIDPNNIKTNAKLYCNRGTVNSKLRKLDGAIEDCTNAVKLDDTYIKAYLRRAQCYMDTEQYEEAVRDYEKVYQTEKTKEHKQLLKNAQLELKKSKRKDYYKILGVDKNASEDEIKKAYRKRALMHHPDRHSGASAEVQKEEEKKFKEVGEAFTILSDPKKKTRYDSGQDLDEEGMNMGDFDANNIFKAFFGGPGGFSFEASGPGNFFFQFG
- the DNAJC7 gene encoding dnaJ homolog subfamily C member 7 isoform X3, whose product is MCPKNASYYGNRAATLMMLGKFREALGDAQQSVRLDDSFVRGHLREGKCHLSLGNAMAACRSFQRALELDHKNAQAQQEFKNANAVIEYEKIAETDFEKRDFRKVVFCMDRALEFAPACHRFKILKAECLAMLGRYPEAQSVASDILRMDSTNADALYVRGLCLYYEDCIEKAVQFFVQALRMAPDHEKACVACRNAKALKAKKEDGNKAFKEGNYKLAYELYTEALGIDPNNIKTNAKLYCNRGTVNSKLRKLDGAIEDCTNAVKLDDTYIKAYLRRAQCYMDTEQYEEAVRDYEKVYQTEKTKEHKQLLKNAQLELKKSKRKDYYKILGVDKNASEDEIKKAYRKRALMHHPDRHSGASAEVQKEEEKKFKEVGEAFTILSDPKKKTRYDSGQDLDEEGMNMGDFDANNIFKAFFGGPGGFSFEASGPGNFFFQFG